DNA sequence from the Syntrophales bacterium genome:
TTCTTCATCCACGCAGCACACAGCGGCAACCTTGTCGCCGACGAAACGCACCTTGTCGCTGCAGAAGATGTTCTCGTCCCAGCGCGCCGGACTGAGCCCATACTTCATGGACGGCACATCCTTGTGGGTGATGATTGCCTTTACACCGGGGAGTTTTTCAGCCGCGGAGGCATCAATGGAAATGATCCGGGCATGGGCGTGGGGACTTGTCAGGATCTTTCCGAAAAGCATATTGGGAAATTTCAGGTCGCCGGTGTACTTCGCGGCGCCCGTTACCTTATCCGGGCCGTCGATGCGCTGGACGCTGCGGCCGATTACTTTATAGTTGTTGCTCATCGGGGTTCTCCTTCTTCGTGATCGGCAGGGGTGATCTCCCCACGGGAAGCGGCGAGGACGGCTTCAACAATATGGACGTATCCCGTGCAGCGGCAGAGGTTGCCGGCAATGGCCTCCCGCACTTCCCGTTCAGAGGGGTGGGGGTTGCGGGTCAGAAGGGCCTTGGCTGAAAGCACCATGCCGGGGGTGCAGTAGCCGCATTGCACTGCGGCATGGTTGAGCATCGACTGCTGGATGTCGTCAAGCTTGCCATTGGCGGCGACCCCCTCGATGGTCGTGATTTCCCGACCGTCGGCTTCCACGGCCAAAACCATACACGAGTCAACCGGCTTGCCGTCCAAAAGCACGGTGCAGGAGCCGCAGTCGCCGAGCTCGCATCCCTTCTTGGTGCCGGTGAGATTGAGATCGTCGCGCAGCACGTTGGTCAGGATGGCATTCCCCTTCACCAGCAAGGAATGGGAATCGCCGTTTACATTAA
Encoded proteins:
- a CDS encoding (2Fe-2S)-binding protein, which codes for MSQVITDNNGVKRYLITINVNGDSHSLLVKGNAILTNVLRDDLNLTGTKKGCELGDCGSCTVLLDGKPVDSCMVLAVEADGREITTIEGVAANGKLDDIQQSMLNHAAVQCGYCTPGMVLSAKALLTRNPHPSEREVREAIAGNLCRCTGYVHIVEAVLAASRGEITPADHEEGEPR